The Chiloscyllium plagiosum isolate BGI_BamShark_2017 chromosome 20, ASM401019v2, whole genome shotgun sequence genome has a window encoding:
- the LOC122560257 gene encoding tumor protein p53-inducible nuclear protein 2 isoform X2: protein MFHRLTSLFYGETEEVCTQGPDPSLTEKEDDGWLIVDFPEGQDEVQVESSPLENLLIEHPSMSVYAASNTNITLEEDANDEINDGNTAQHRVERWAAPAPAAVAGRAGGILEKASQIRRIQRAKQRAERRQLSRNHIQRQNLVKESRFHRAKRHSSFVYQPCRRQYNH from the exons ATGTTCCACCGACTCACCAGCCTTTTCTATGGGGAAACAGAGGAGGTCTGCACCCAGGGTCCCGATCCCAGTTTGACTGAAAAGGAAGATGACGGCTGGCTCATCGTTGACTTTCCAG AAGGCCAGGATGAAGTCCAAGTGGAGAGCAGCCCCCTGGAGAACCTGCTCATTGAGCATCCGAGCATGTCCGTCTATGCTGCCAGCAACACCAATATCACACTGGAGGAAGATGCCAATGACGAAATCAATGATGG GAACACTGCTCAGCACAGGGTGGAACGATGGGCTGCTCCAGCTCCTGCAGCCGTTGCGGGTCGAGCTGGCGGTATCCTGGAGAAGGCGAGTCAGATCCGTCGGATCCAGCGAGCCAAGCAGCGGGCGGAGCGACGCCAGCTGAGCCGTAACCACATACAGAGGCAGAACCTGGTCAAGGAGAGCCGCTTCCACCGAGCCAAACGCCACAGCAGCTTTGTGTACCAGCCATGCCGTCGCCAATATAACCACTAA
- the LOC122560257 gene encoding tumor protein p53-inducible nuclear protein 2 isoform X1 produces the protein MFHRLTSLFYGETEEVCTQGPDPSLTEKEDDGWLIVDFPDDCTPPSSEDVEVKANAAGPSSRLSDASPPSASSSLESLCHCGSGSSPPQSLPCTLEESWFVTPPPCFTAEGQDEVQVESSPLENLLIEHPSMSVYAASNTNITLEEDANDEINDGNTAQHRVERWAAPAPAAVAGRAGGILEKASQIRRIQRAKQRAERRQLSRNHIQRQNLVKESRFHRAKRHSSFVYQPCRRQYNH, from the exons ATGTTCCACCGACTCACCAGCCTTTTCTATGGGGAAACAGAGGAGGTCTGCACCCAGGGTCCCGATCCCAGTTTGACTGAAAAGGAAGATGACGGCTGGCTCATCGTTGACTTTCCAG ATGATTGCACTCCCCCCTCAAGTGAAGATGTGGAAGTGAAGGCAAATGCTGCCGGGCCTAGTTCTCGCCTTTCCGATGCATCCCCTCCATCAGCCTCCTCTTCTCTTGAGAGTCTCTGCCACTGTGGAAGTGGCTCCAGTCCTCCACAGTCTTTACCCTGCACTTTGGAAGAGAGTTGGTTTGTCACCCCTCCCCCCTGTTTTACTGCAGAAGGCCAGGATGAAGTCCAAGTGGAGAGCAGCCCCCTGGAGAACCTGCTCATTGAGCATCCGAGCATGTCCGTCTATGCTGCCAGCAACACCAATATCACACTGGAGGAAGATGCCAATGACGAAATCAATGATGG GAACACTGCTCAGCACAGGGTGGAACGATGGGCTGCTCCAGCTCCTGCAGCCGTTGCGGGTCGAGCTGGCGGTATCCTGGAGAAGGCGAGTCAGATCCGTCGGATCCAGCGAGCCAAGCAGCGGGCGGAGCGACGCCAGCTGAGCCGTAACCACATACAGAGGCAGAACCTGGTCAAGGAGAGCCGCTTCCACCGAGCCAAACGCCACAGCAGCTTTGTGTACCAGCCATGCCGTCGCCAATATAACCACTAA